The sequence below is a genomic window from Aureispira sp. CCB-E.
AAGCGTTGTTTTCAAAGTCGGTATTGGCTCCCAACCAAACATCTGTTGTTCCATCCAGTACATTATCACTATTCGCATCTCTAATTGCTCGATGATACACTTCTCCATATATTGCTGGAGCATCTCCATAATCTTTATTGACATCTAGTATTGTAATGTAAACTGTTGCAGTATCACATACTTGAGGGCTTCCATTGTCACATACACTGTATACAAATTCATCGTTGCCACTAAAGTTAGGATTAGTTGGCGTATAACTATATGTTCCATCTGGATTTAAAGTCAAACTACCGTTGGTCGGACCTGTCACTAATGACACCCCACCAACTTGATTATCGCCCTCTACATCCGTATCGTTTGTCAAAACATTATCATTTAATGTTGTTCCTTTGTCTACAAACTCTTCATCATCTATCGCATTGGTACTGTTGTACAATCTTGGCAAAACGTCAATGGTTACCGTTGTTTGTTCGCAGGTGATGGGTGCTCCGTCATCACAAGCCGTGTAAATATATTCTACCACACCTATGAATCCAGCAACAGGATTAAATGTATACGTTCCATCTCCATTTTGAATTAAAGAACCTGCTGTTGATACTGGATTTCCATTTCTATCTACTCCTCCAATTGTAGTTAATGCGCCTATCCCTACAGTAGCATCAACAACGCCATCACCGTCTGTATCTGTTTGAATGTTTCCTGTTACCAAAATATTATCACCATCTGGATCATTGTCATTCGAGATCACTTGACCGCTTACCGACACACCATCATACGTTGTATTGACATCTGGTGCTAAAGCCAATTCTCCATTGTCTGTCGTTGGAGCAGGTTCTACATCAATAGTTACTTTGGCTTCTGTACAAGCTTGCGGTTGTCCATTGTCACAAATATCATATAAATAGGTCACCTCTCCAACAAAACCTGTCGTTGGTACAAAGGTATATGTTCCATTCGCATTTTGAGTCAAGGTTCCTGCATTTACATTGGGAGTACCATCTTCATTAATTCCACCAACTGTTGTTCCTACTCCCAACCCAATTACTGTTTCTGGAGTACCATCACCATTCGCATCAATCTCAACTCCTGTCAATGTTTGATTATCTTCTTCTTGATCGTAATCATTGGTTAAGACATTACCAACAATGGTTACATTGGTTGGTGTTGTGTTAATATCATTGGTCGCATACGTTGTATTGCCCTCTCTCCAATCACGCTCAACTGTAATCTCATTTTTAGCATCTGGATGAGAGTTTGGATTCAAACCAATATTAGTTGCATTGGTATTCGCTGTATTATTATCATAACCATCCAACAAGCCGTCACCATCTACATCAGCCGTACCACCTGATAAGCCTGTATTCGCATTTGGACTATCGGCACCATTTACAACACCATCGCCATTGGTGTCGTGCCCTTCAATAACATCTGGAATACCATCATTATCAGTATCCAAATCTAGATAATCTGGATTATCTGCTGCACCATCTTGATTGTTGGGTATAATACCAGAACCCGCTCCTCCAAATATCGCATCGTTGCTATCATAAATATCATCTATCCCATCTCCATCGGCATCGTTATTAACAGGAGCAACATAAGTCCTTGTTCCTTGCCCTTCCGTATTATCAACAATGCCATCGTTGTCCGCATCTATGTCCAAGAAATTATAATTGTTATCACCATCTTGGTTGTCATTTGGATAGCTATTCGGTGCACCGTCACCATCCGTATCAGCTCCTGTTCGTGTAGTCGCATTCGCACTATTGGCTCCATTCGTATCGGTTCCTACTGCCAATGCATTGGTTGGATCACCATCAACCACATCATTAAAGCCATCTCCATCGGCATCGGCATAAGCATCTTCTTGACCATCTCTATTCGCATCTGTTCCGCCTGCTTCTTCGATATCCAAAATACCATCGTTGTCGGCATCCAAATCCAAATGATTGTATACATTATCCCCATCCAAATCACCGTTAGGCATACTGTTTGGTTTCCCATCACCATTGGTATCTGCCCCTGTTAATAACAAGGCATCTGATGTATTCGCTCCATTCGTATCCGTTCCTGCCGCTAAAGCATTCGTTGGATCACCATCGACCACATCATTAAAACCATCATTATCGCTGTCGGCATAACTATCAGCACGACCATCACCATTTACATCAGTACCACCAGCCTCTACTACATCTGGAATGCCATCATTGTCCGCATCTAAGTCCAGATGATTCAATAAGTCATCTCGATCTGTATCTCCAGTAGGGTATGAATCTGGAACTCCGTCACTGTTCCCATCTACGCCTGTTTGTACCAGTGCATTTGCTGTATTCGCTCCATTTATATCTGTTCCTAATGTTAATTCATTGGTTGGATCACCATCGACCACATCATTAAAGCCGTCACCATCCGCATCGGCATAATTATCTGCACGTCCATCTCCATTCACATCGGTTCCACCAGCTTCTACCACATCTGGAACACCATCGTTATCCGCATCTAAGTCTAAGTGATTTAATAAGCCATCTTTATCGGCATCTTTATTTGGATAACTATCGGGAATTCCATCGGCATTACCATCTCCATTGGTAATAACCAATACATTGGCAAGATTTTCAGAATTACCATCATTTCCTACATCACCGTCAACAATATCATTCCAACCATCATCATCCGAATCTGCATAATTATCAACACGACCATCTCCATTAATATCTGTCCCCCTTGTTTCTACCACATCTGGAATGCCATCGTTATCAGAATCTACATCTAAGAAATCTGGCAGCAAGTCATTGTCTGTATTATTATTAGCAATATCTACTCCTAGAGAAGCCGTTGGGATAAAAAAGTTTAAGTTGCTAATACAAGAAGTAAAGTCGCAAAAGTTTACATCTGCATTGGCTTGTAAAGTGATTGTGATAATTCCATCATCATTCCAAAGGTTCCAATCAGCTTGTGGGATTGTAACTGTAAAGTTCATCCCTGGACTAGAGCAATCGGTATAAGTAGGATTGTCTGAATTTTGACGATTAAAAGTGCCTCCAATTGGCGTTCCTCCTTCTCCTGCCAATGTAAATTGTTCAAAATCTGCTCCATAATCACCTTGCAATGTGAACGTAAAATTAACAGGACTAGTGACATCAACGGTTCCAGAGTTAACTTCTATAACATGTGAAGGAGAAGGAATTCTATTACAATTCATCATTTGGAAATTGTGCAAGGCTCTCACATTTCTAATACATGAAACATTGGTACACAAGTTGACATCTACATTGGCTTGAATCGTTAGATTGACAACATTATCATCATTCCATCTATTCCAATTTGCTTGGGTTATTGTAATGATGAATTGCATTCCATTAACATCACAATCTACATAAGCAGGATTATTAGAATTTTGTCTATTAAAAACACCCCCAATACTTACTCCTTCTTCTCCTGTTACAGTAAACGCCTCAAAATCTGCCCCATAATCTCCTTCTAGATCAAATACAAGAAACACATCAGAACTTGCATCTATATTGCCAGAATTAAAAACAATATTATGGGTAGGTGCAGCAACAGTTTGACAATCATCGGCTGCATTGTATTGTATGGTTCCTGTTGTTATCGGAACTCTAGATGGATAGGTAAACTCGTCATCATATACATCCATCAATCCATCTCCGTCAGAGTCTGTAGTAATATCTATTAGTCCATTTCCATCCGTATCAACCCCACCAGCTTCTACTAAATCGGCAATACCATCGTTATCAGCATCTAAATCAAAGGAATTGATAACAGCATCTCCATCGGCATCAAAGTTATCATTGACACCATCCATATTAGCATCCACAAATCCTGGGAAATTAGGATCTAAATAATCAGGAATGCCATCACCATCCAAATCTAGTAAAGGGTCTATGGGATGTTCTATCAGATCCAAAATACCATCATTATCATCATCAATGTCTATATCATCAGCGATACCATCACCATCCAAATCACAGTTAGGCGTCGTTCTA
It includes:
- a CDS encoding cadherin-like domain-containing protein, whose amino-acid sequence is MKKKIHFIVVHYKVMMLCLCFFLLFENQNLRAEGTSAVMPNNTNGTALFVRFDLGMGPYRDAISENILKISINDHTVENLYLGLNAWERITNQPVTDGFYRIVDPLGVEVVPPTPIPVAGPGFIATYAQAVAGPNVNGLNPAGYPPIVFNPTVNGDYRVELYRSTDGGATTVVGGAPSEMFFPYFDFTVAEANNTVYSGRLHCQRWSFITYDPADPAFAPNSAFSYEGDYYAYTADSSVLRVNFEPGFRPLGYILAMNKYGIRNTGNFAVDRVSEYTGAAAPPLTNGYEVFLTVPDTNIFAVAPPSSAPVIPSKIYGCPGNYFIPLFVPDPGDIAILLDLNGTAGFQAGTADRIIEIYDLTSGNHVINWNGLDGLGAPVNGNISFNITVTLFRGRTNIPMHDAEVNINGFSVTAIFPSLGTRKLYWDDATVADFGTCGVEATDNITGIGVATTNMLEGAAGPTHAWNGGATFAVPGPTSGNGTTTAPLCDDFGNARTINTWFWSYDVSSIPFARTTPNCDLDGDGIADDIDIDDDNDGILDLIEHPIDPLLDLDGDGIPDYLDPNFPGFVDANMDGVNDNFDADGDAVINSFDLDADNDGIADLVEAGGVDTDGNGLIDITTDSDGDGLMDVYDDEFTYPSRVPITTGTIQYNAADDCQTVAAPTHNIVFNSGNIDASSDVFLVFDLEGDYGADFEAFTVTGEEGVSIGGVFNRQNSNNPAYVDCDVNGMQFIITITQANWNRWNDDNVVNLTIQANVDVNLCTNVSCIRNVRALHNFQMMNCNRIPSPSHVIEVNSGTVDVTSPVNFTFTLQGDYGADFEQFTLAGEGGTPIGGTFNRQNSDNPTYTDCSSPGMNFTVTIPQADWNLWNDDGIITITLQANADVNFCDFTSCISNLNFFIPTASLGVDIANNNTDNDLLPDFLDVDSDNDGIPDVVETRGTDINGDGRVDNYADSDDDGWNDIVDGDVGNDGNSENLANVLVITNGDGNADGIPDSYPNKDADKDGLLNHLDLDADNDGVPDVVEAGGTDVNGDGRADNYADADGDGFNDVVDGDPTNELTLGTDINGANTANALVQTGVDGNSDGVPDSYPTGDTDRDDLLNHLDLDADNDGIPDVVEAGGTDVNGDGRADSYADSDNDGFNDVVDGDPTNALAAGTDTNGANTSDALLLTGADTNGDGKPNSMPNGDLDGDNVYNHLDLDADNDGILDIEEAGGTDANRDGQEDAYADADGDGFNDVVDGDPTNALAVGTDTNGANSANATTRTGADTDGDGAPNSYPNDNQDGDNNYNFLDIDADNDGIVDNTEGQGTRTYVAPVNNDADGDGIDDIYDSNDAIFGGAGSGIIPNNQDGAADNPDYLDLDTDNDGIPDVIEGHDTNGDGVVNGADSPNANTGLSGGTADVDGDGLLDGYDNNTANTNATNIGLNPNSHPDAKNEITVERDWREGNTTYATNDINTTPTNVTIVGNVLTNDYDQEEDNQTLTGVEIDANGDGTPETVIGLGVGTTVGGINEDGTPNVNAGTLTQNANGTYTFVPTTGFVGEVTYLYDICDNGQPQACTEAKVTIDVEPAPTTDNGELALAPDVNTTYDGVSVSGQVISNDNDPDGDNILVTGNIQTDTDGDGVVDATVGIGALTTIGGVDRNGNPVSTAGSLIQNGDGTYTFNPVAGFIGVVEYIYTACDDGAPITCEQTTVTIDVLPRLYNSTNAIDDEEFVDKGTTLNDNVLTNDTDVEGDNQVGGVSLVTGPTNGSLTLNPDGTYSYTPTNPNFSGNDEFVYSVCDNGSPQVCDTATVYITILDVNKDYGDAPAIYGEVYHRAIRDANSDNVLDGTTDVWLGANTDFENNALGVNGDSFDDGMELGTNTPGAFPRTVMPSTVYNVDLDLNSVVADNVSYGMWIDWNADGVYDDFYSGTVAVPGGPFTTTVVVTSPASVATNLVNIRIRLDDNPLEIGDFQGGRTNGEVEDYQFLMNDPLPVELLYFTAKLEGKNTGVLNWATSSELNNAGYEVEHALPSTGAPEFNQIGYVNGAGTTTTAQYYDYKVPNLIPGVHYFRLKQVDFDGTSTYTEVQSLTVETPIVQKLFPTVLHKESNTVYLQVAKDDRYQIEIITALGQVVASYNTSIASNAYHEIDFDINRYVSGIYFIKVSSRYASFTRKIRVE